In Carya illinoinensis cultivar Pawnee chromosome 16, C.illinoinensisPawnee_v1, whole genome shotgun sequence, a single window of DNA contains:
- the LOC122299754 gene encoding protein RADIALIS-like 5 has protein sequence MASSLFSSSSGSNSSWTPKQNKQFEQALALYDKDTPDRWQNVAKAVAGKSAEEVRRHYEVLVQDLISIESGHVPLPNYKTSTANTGSNGTRLGFGDEPIRLMKNLRL, from the exons ATGGCATCAAGCCTTTTCAGTTCTTCAAGTGGTTCTAACTCCTCATGGacaccaaaacaaaacaagcaatTCGAGCAGGCTCTGGCTTTGTACGACAAGGACACCCCAGACCGCTGGCAAAATGTTGCAAAGGCTGTGGCTGGGAAATCTGCAGAGGAAGTTCGTAGGCATTACGAGGTTCTTGTCCAGGACCTGATAAGCATAGAATCTGGCCATGTCCCCTTGCCTAATTATAAAACCAGCACTGCAAATACTGGGAGCAATGGTACTAGACTAGGATTTGGAGACGAGCCGATCAG GCTCATGAAGAACCTAAGGCTGTAA
- the LOC122299635 gene encoding acyl carrier protein 2, mitochondrial-like, which produces MATVGSVLLKHLRLRVQVQAVPRNPSYVLSFSAIRRRFFLEDVRGPFLDKSEVADWVISVVKNFQKVDPSKVTPNANFQSDLGLDSLDAVEIVMALEEEFGFEIPDNEADKINSVNLAVDFIASHPQAK; this is translated from the coding sequence ATGGCGACAGTGGGGAGCGTTTTGCTAAAGCACCTTAGGCTGAGGGTGCAGGTTCAGGCCGTGCCCAGAAACCCTAGCTACGTGCTCTCCTTCAGCGCGATACGACGCCGTTTCTTCTTGGAGGACGTTAGGGGCCCCTTCCTCGACAAATCCGAGGTCGCGGATTGGGTCATCTCCGTCGTTAAGAACTTTCAGAAGGTCGATCCTTCCAAGGTCACACCAAATGCCAATTTTCAGAGTGATCTTGGGTTGGATAGTTTAGATGCTGTGGAGATCGTGATGGCACTTGAAGAGGAGTTTGGATTTGAGATTCCTGATAATGAAGCGGACAAGATTAACTCCGTCAATCTTGCCGTTGACTTCATTGCTTCCCATCCTCAGGCAAAGTAG